From Aeromicrobium sp. Sec7.5, the proteins below share one genomic window:
- the soxR gene encoding redox-sensitive transcriptional activator SoxR, with protein MPQIDPDLVWLKPGQVAARAGIAVSALHYYESLGLITSRRTAGNRREYRRDTLRLIAFIRTAQRVGVSLTDIKKAIDELPAEGLPTTRDWARISRQWHDDLTARITELTALRDTFTHCIGCGCLSLKACPYSNPDDVLGLDGAGPRRFP; from the coding sequence GTGCCGCAGATCGACCCCGACCTCGTCTGGCTCAAGCCCGGACAAGTCGCCGCACGAGCCGGCATCGCCGTCTCGGCACTGCACTACTACGAGAGCCTCGGCCTGATCACCAGCCGACGCACCGCAGGCAACCGCCGCGAGTATCGGCGCGACACCCTGCGCCTCATCGCCTTCATCCGCACCGCCCAACGCGTCGGCGTCTCACTGACAGACATCAAGAAGGCCATCGACGAACTTCCCGCCGAAGGACTCCCCACAACCCGCGACTGGGCACGGATCTCACGCCAATGGCACGACGACCTCACCGCTCGCATCACCGAGCTCACCGCACTGCGCGACACCTTCACCCACTGCATCGGCTGCGGCTGCCTCTCCCTCAAGGCCTGCCCGTACTCCAACCCCGACGACGTCCTCGGCCTCGACGGAGCCGGACCACGACGGTTCCCATGA
- a CDS encoding TIR domain-containing protein, protein MFFSFHYDRDAWRVAKVRNSAVIGNYEKPPFYDKAQWESIKRQGTPAIRSWIDSQLRGTSVTIVLIGAQTAQRRWVKYEIEESIKRGNGLLGIDISKILDRELHTDTTGANPLPSGYPLYKWNQQDGGKNLAAWIELAAKQAGR, encoded by the coding sequence GTGTTCTTCAGCTTCCACTACGACCGAGACGCATGGAGGGTCGCCAAGGTCCGAAACTCGGCTGTCATCGGCAACTATGAGAAGCCGCCCTTCTACGACAAGGCCCAGTGGGAGTCCATCAAACGGCAAGGTACCCCTGCGATCCGCTCGTGGATCGACAGCCAACTCCGCGGCACATCGGTGACGATCGTCCTCATTGGCGCGCAGACCGCACAGCGACGCTGGGTGAAGTACGAGATTGAAGAGAGCATCAAGCGTGGGAACGGACTTCTCGGTATCGATATCTCGAAGATCCTCGACCGCGAGCTCCACACCGACACCACCGGCGCGAACCCGCTGCCGTCCGGCTACCCGCTCTACAAGTGGAACCAGCAGGACGGTGGAAAGAACCTCGCCGCTTGGATCGAACTCGCTGCCAAGCAGGCAGGACGATAG
- a CDS encoding peptidase inhibitor family I36 protein, with the protein MSDCPSGYLCLWSGTNYTGTLKKISVTNSYVSTSLPTVRSYYNKRSYRSLLYSGTGGTGSNACLSSNVASPNVSGWPSYAKSAFLSTTVSFC; encoded by the coding sequence TTGTCCGATTGCCCTTCCGGATACCTGTGCCTCTGGTCCGGCACCAACTACACCGGAACTTTGAAGAAGATCTCGGTCACCAACTCGTACGTATCGACGTCGTTGCCGACCGTCCGCTCGTACTACAACAAGCGTTCCTACCGCTCGCTCCTGTACTCCGGCACGGGTGGGACCGGCTCGAACGCCTGCCTGTCCAGCAACGTCGCATCGCCGAACGTGAGCGGTTGGCCGAGCTACGCGAAGTCCGCCTTCCTCTCGACGACCGTGTCGTTCTGCTGA
- a CDS encoding RNA polymerase sigma factor, which translates to MGEEEFRSLYERLSARIFSFAARQLPPEVAKDVVSETFEVAWIKSSEVPRDPDAAAAWVFGVAKNKILQAHQHKVRKHHDHRFAADFQERTRASRDTADTVTESALGRWVYRRLTANERELLDVAFIQDTERADAAAMLGLSVGAFNTRVSRLRSRINELTRLYEDPAPARGAR; encoded by the coding sequence GTGGGCGAAGAGGAATTCCGGTCGCTCTATGAACGACTCAGCGCACGGATCTTCTCCTTCGCCGCCCGGCAACTGCCGCCGGAAGTCGCGAAGGATGTCGTCAGTGAGACTTTCGAAGTCGCATGGATAAAGAGTTCGGAAGTTCCCCGCGACCCAGACGCTGCTGCCGCATGGGTATTCGGTGTCGCCAAGAACAAGATCCTCCAAGCGCACCAGCACAAAGTTCGCAAGCATCACGATCACCGGTTCGCTGCGGATTTCCAAGAGCGCACCCGTGCGTCCCGCGACACTGCCGATACGGTGACCGAGTCCGCACTCGGGCGGTGGGTCTATCGACGACTGACGGCCAACGAACGCGAACTACTCGACGTTGCGTTCATTCAAGACACCGAACGCGCCGACGCAGCGGCGATGTTGGGCCTGTCTGTTGGTGCCTTCAACACCCGCGTGTCGCGACTGCGGTCGCGAATCAACGAACTCACCCGCCTTTACGAAGATCCCGCCCCAGCGAGAGGTGCGCGCTGA
- a CDS encoding CU044_5270 family protein, with product MSKHGPEDPLVQLRREARELGIPESPSPEETGVELDSADDIIARLRSRHGPILEPPAAEPDSPVVDIDTGLLRRRRRVGLAFASGLVAAAVVGLLVVQPWSEQAAVADEPAVLDFEYAAAANIAFSPGRDSAATLLELSAAASRQTSGVGSGPIQHVVTDNWFAELTADEEKSSAGQVIPTFRETWLQPDGSLTVLEHDGKPLSADGRTDADVERPSGVSSEMLPAGTVDPSASSDLPLEAGPLREALFARSGCESGPPSPATAACIVQAVIDLHSANVVPSEVSAAIWQVMAAEPDLRLLGDVTDRLGREGVGIAIVPPDSPQFRNVLIISPVTGALLGTETVLIAEQPDLDLEAPAIFSFTAYVTTELVGPSSLPSASSE from the coding sequence ATGAGCAAGCATGGACCTGAGGATCCACTGGTACAACTTCGCCGCGAAGCGCGCGAGTTGGGCATTCCAGAGTCCCCGTCGCCCGAGGAGACCGGGGTTGAGCTCGACTCAGCCGACGACATCATCGCCAGGCTTCGTTCTCGTCACGGGCCGATCCTCGAGCCACCAGCAGCCGAGCCCGATTCACCGGTCGTCGACATCGACACTGGTCTGCTGCGGCGCAGGCGCCGGGTGGGATTGGCGTTCGCCAGCGGACTCGTTGCGGCCGCAGTCGTGGGCCTCCTAGTCGTCCAGCCGTGGTCGGAGCAGGCCGCCGTCGCGGACGAACCTGCTGTCCTCGACTTCGAGTACGCCGCAGCAGCGAACATCGCGTTCTCGCCCGGTCGAGATTCAGCCGCTACATTGCTGGAGTTGTCGGCAGCAGCATCACGACAGACCTCCGGGGTCGGGTCCGGGCCCATTCAGCATGTCGTGACCGACAACTGGTTCGCTGAGCTCACCGCTGACGAGGAGAAGTCTTCGGCCGGCCAGGTCATCCCGACCTTCCGGGAGACCTGGCTACAGCCCGATGGGTCCCTCACCGTCTTGGAACACGACGGGAAGCCACTCTCAGCTGACGGGAGGACGGACGCCGACGTGGAGAGACCATCCGGAGTGTCGAGCGAGATGCTGCCAGCTGGGACCGTGGATCCTTCCGCGTCCTCCGACCTACCCCTGGAGGCGGGCCCACTGAGAGAAGCTCTCTTCGCGAGGTCCGGTTGTGAATCGGGACCGCCCAGTCCCGCAACTGCGGCGTGCATCGTGCAGGCCGTAATCGACCTTCACAGCGCGAACGTGGTGCCAAGCGAGGTTTCTGCGGCGATCTGGCAGGTGATGGCAGCCGAACCCGACCTACGTTTGCTTGGCGATGTGACAGATCGTCTGGGACGCGAAGGGGTCGGGATTGCGATCGTGCCGCCCGACTCCCCGCAGTTCCGAAATGTGCTCATCATCAGTCCCGTGACCGGTGCGCTGCTGGGGACGGAGACGGTGCTCATCGCCGAGCAACCGGATCTCGACCTTGAGGCGCCCGCGATCTTCTCGTTCACCGCTTATGTGACCACCGAGTTGGTCGGTCCCTCATCTCTGCCGTCCGCCAGTTCGGAATGA
- a CDS encoding DNA-methyltransferase — translation MSPLDPGSVCHEEKFTACDIANMLSLGSIEVKVCPVINWPKFADIKYMTTSSSIPESASPATAFDDGRLKVTHGDALIALRAMPDESVHAVVTDPPYAINRAEAGADPEQLMQSAMLGMQSQNWHESATHSRGYADSDPHQFQTWCEAWLTECHRVLKPGGHLIAFGGTRTWHRLVSAAEDVDFEIRDNMAWLYASGVPKGLDVQSALATAGRHEEALRWEGWGTTLKPGFEPFVLARKPLEGTVTENLERHSTGALNLGGCRVLLAAGTHQESAGRWPTNVHVEGASVKGLVARGNTPPESVFFVSKPNAKERTRSRGVEHPTVKPLTLMRHLVRLVTPPGGTVLDPFAGSGTTLEAALIEGFHAIGIEREAAYVPLILERIRRRLRPFESEQDGAETVLTLPL, via the coding sequence GTGTCGCCGCTCGATCCTGGCAGCGTGTGTCATGAGGAGAAGTTCACGGCGTGTGACATAGCAAATATGCTAAGTCTTGGTTCAATTGAGGTCAAGGTTTGTCCCGTCATCAACTGGCCGAAGTTCGCCGATATCAAGTACATGACGACCTCTTCCTCGATCCCCGAGTCCGCCTCTCCCGCAACGGCCTTCGACGATGGGCGCCTGAAGGTGACGCATGGCGACGCTCTGATTGCGCTCCGTGCCATGCCGGACGAGTCTGTGCATGCCGTGGTCACGGACCCTCCCTACGCCATCAATCGGGCCGAGGCCGGCGCCGACCCCGAACAGCTCATGCAGTCCGCGATGCTCGGTATGCAATCGCAAAACTGGCACGAGAGCGCAACGCACTCCCGCGGCTATGCAGACAGCGACCCCCACCAGTTTCAGACCTGGTGTGAGGCATGGCTGACGGAATGTCATCGCGTTCTCAAGCCAGGAGGCCACCTCATAGCCTTCGGAGGCACCCGCACGTGGCACCGGCTCGTTTCAGCAGCCGAGGACGTGGACTTCGAGATTCGCGACAACATGGCTTGGTTGTACGCCAGCGGGGTGCCGAAGGGACTCGACGTCCAGTCGGCTCTCGCGACGGCCGGTAGGCACGAAGAGGCTCTTCGTTGGGAGGGGTGGGGGACAACCCTGAAGCCAGGGTTCGAACCCTTCGTGCTCGCACGCAAACCCCTCGAGGGCACCGTCACGGAGAACCTCGAAAGACACTCCACGGGAGCGCTCAACCTCGGTGGCTGCCGGGTCCTCCTCGCAGCGGGCACCCACCAGGAGTCGGCCGGCAGATGGCCCACCAACGTGCACGTTGAAGGGGCATCAGTGAAGGGCTTGGTCGCCAGGGGGAACACACCTCCCGAGAGCGTCTTCTTCGTGTCCAAGCCGAATGCGAAGGAACGGACCCGATCAAGAGGGGTCGAACACCCAACCGTGAAGCCGCTGACCCTAATGCGGCACCTCGTCCGCCTTGTGACCCCACCAGGCGGCACTGTGCTGGACCCGTTCGCTGGATCAGGGACCACGCTCGAAGCAGCGCTCATCGAAGGATTCCACGCAATCGGCATCGAACGGGAAGCCGCCTACGTGCCGCTGATCCTCGAACGGATCCGCCGCCGACTCAGACCATTCGAATCCGAACAGGACGGCGCCGAAACTGTCCTGACACTCCCGCTCTAG
- a CDS encoding metallophosphoesterase family protein — MFSKHIRSRGFVGAGKWISDPKPWPHSERPANLIAAGDREAFAETIGLAVHGVAYDFDHLDSFGGAQVGLAGDWHGNTRWALKKLERFHRDGIRTILHLGDFGLWPNQGGAKFLRRIDEACLEYDQTIYVTDGNHEDHARLASVEPYAGKRWVSDRVAFFERGHRWRWQNQTFVSLGGAASVDFEDRAEGRSWWRDEVASTADVERAVRNGRADVLLTHDAPAPSTPTIEQIIRTNPLGFSERALEYAAESRVRVTETFHALQPVLNVHGHMHYGERRKRHIEGFPHLTETIALSCDNDEGNIAILDVLDLRVRPID, encoded by the coding sequence GTGTTCTCCAAGCACATCCGGTCACGAGGGTTTGTGGGCGCGGGTAAGTGGATCAGCGACCCGAAGCCCTGGCCTCACAGCGAGCGTCCCGCCAACCTGATCGCTGCGGGCGACCGGGAGGCGTTCGCCGAGACTATCGGGCTGGCCGTCCACGGGGTCGCGTACGACTTCGACCATCTGGACTCATTCGGCGGCGCACAGGTCGGTCTGGCCGGCGACTGGCACGGCAACACACGATGGGCGTTGAAGAAGCTGGAGAGGTTCCACCGAGACGGGATCCGCACCATCTTGCACCTCGGGGACTTCGGCCTGTGGCCAAATCAGGGAGGAGCAAAGTTCCTTCGCCGCATCGATGAGGCTTGCCTGGAGTACGACCAGACCATCTACGTCACGGACGGCAATCACGAGGATCACGCGAGACTCGCCTCCGTCGAGCCATACGCCGGGAAGCGCTGGGTCTCCGACCGCGTCGCCTTCTTCGAGCGCGGACACCGGTGGCGGTGGCAGAACCAAACCTTTGTGAGCCTGGGTGGCGCAGCGTCCGTGGACTTCGAGGACCGCGCAGAGGGGCGCTCATGGTGGCGCGACGAAGTTGCCTCCACGGCCGACGTCGAACGGGCCGTCCGAAACGGGCGAGCCGACGTGCTGCTCACCCATGACGCACCCGCTCCGAGTACACCGACGATCGAGCAGATCATCCGCACCAACCCACTGGGGTTCTCGGAACGTGCACTCGAGTACGCCGCCGAGAGCCGTGTCCGCGTGACCGAGACCTTTCACGCTCTCCAACCTGTGCTTAACGTCCATGGGCACATGCACTACGGCGAGCGTCGCAAGCGACACATCGAGGGGTTCCCGCACCTCACTGAGACGATCGCGCTGTCCTGTGACAACGACGAAGGCAACATCGCAATCCTCGACGTTCTCGACCTTCGTGTTCGCCCCATCGACTGA
- a CDS encoding GDSL-type esterase/lipase family protein: MVTRRHSAAMLIVALLSSLLVSVTLSAPPAAAVPAHRILITGDSITQGSSGDYTWRYRLWNKLAGTAPGNVEFVGTRTDLFDIVNNVHGSQHYAAPFSAKAHSARWGDSYTQELGQIGGQVTSTNANVLVVALGSNDLAYLTSPSETIANLTTYVNQARAAKPGIDIVVAEVVNRWNPWTQTHQITNETNQYAALLQTYAAQTNTAAERVVIASTRNGWDAQAHTWDGTHPNPTGEALIAQRISEGLAQLGIGTIGPNIATYQPWNVAAPTPTVTAGSEAATLGWSRVSTGSTGMFIQMRLVNSGQAFYELQAPASGNGWTVDILAAGGTYEFKIFPSKGFSRGTASPTVSRTVGGPQPATVPTLSAWHVGQTSVTLGWAASNNATGYMLSRRTMTAGGEAWVDLPYPVTATLWEIDLIYSGYYHQFRVLPNRAYLNGGWTYSPTTRTRGLPGNRVYTPLGDSYTAGTGTIPANTNPYCMIGTSPWPYDMQSSLQYLTSSKACGGAETDAIVDQMYEAMMSFNGSPSRPRLITMTIGGNDVGFASLIKQCVLLDCTNLEATAANRIDALLPTLTTLYSFMRQEQPYADIMVGGYPQVITVGGRGGLFDPLTCQEIKPAERAMADRLVIRLNNVITSAANAAGVWSVGQGVRSVFMGHGACSDNGYDDWIHDLDVNPIPNSFHPNASGQLGYAIAFGNALTARTQP; the protein is encoded by the coding sequence ATGGTGACCCGCCGGCATAGCGCCGCCATGCTCATCGTCGCCCTACTGAGTTCGCTTCTCGTCTCAGTCACTCTGTCTGCGCCACCAGCGGCGGCAGTCCCCGCCCACCGCATCTTGATAACCGGCGACTCCATCACCCAGGGTTCGTCGGGCGACTACACGTGGCGCTACCGACTCTGGAACAAGCTCGCGGGGACGGCACCGGGCAACGTGGAGTTCGTGGGGACACGGACCGACCTGTTCGACATCGTCAACAACGTGCACGGCTCGCAGCACTACGCAGCCCCGTTTAGCGCGAAGGCTCACTCCGCGAGATGGGGCGACTCGTATACCCAAGAACTCGGTCAGATCGGCGGCCAGGTCACGTCAACGAATGCGAACGTCCTGGTCGTTGCTCTAGGCAGCAACGACCTCGCATATCTGACCAGCCCCTCCGAGACGATTGCGAACCTGACGACGTACGTGAATCAAGCCCGGGCGGCCAAGCCAGGAATCGACATCGTTGTCGCGGAAGTCGTCAACCGCTGGAACCCATGGACCCAGACGCACCAGATCACGAACGAGACGAACCAGTACGCCGCACTGCTGCAGACGTACGCGGCGCAGACGAACACCGCTGCGGAGCGAGTTGTCATCGCGTCCACCCGCAATGGGTGGGATGCCCAGGCACACACGTGGGACGGCACCCACCCCAACCCCACCGGTGAAGCCCTCATCGCGCAGCGGATCTCGGAGGGTCTCGCGCAGCTCGGCATTGGCACAATCGGTCCGAACATTGCCACCTACCAGCCCTGGAACGTTGCTGCGCCGACGCCCACGGTCACCGCGGGGTCGGAAGCGGCAACGCTGGGCTGGTCTCGCGTTTCGACCGGCTCGACGGGAATGTTCATCCAGATGCGTTTGGTCAACTCCGGTCAGGCGTTCTATGAACTTCAGGCCCCGGCATCAGGAAACGGTTGGACCGTCGACATCCTCGCGGCGGGAGGAACCTACGAGTTCAAGATCTTCCCATCGAAGGGGTTTAGCAGAGGAACCGCGAGCCCGACGGTCAGTAGGACCGTCGGTGGACCGCAACCTGCGACTGTGCCCACGCTGTCGGCGTGGCACGTCGGCCAGACGAGCGTCACTCTCGGGTGGGCAGCTTCGAACAACGCCACCGGCTACATGCTGTCGCGGCGGACCATGACGGCTGGAGGCGAGGCATGGGTCGACCTGCCCTACCCGGTGACGGCCACTCTGTGGGAAATCGACCTCATCTACAGCGGCTACTACCACCAATTCAGGGTGCTTCCGAATCGGGCGTACTTGAACGGTGGGTGGACCTACAGTCCGACGACTCGCACCCGCGGGCTACCAGGAAATCGGGTCTACACCCCCTTGGGGGACTCCTACACTGCGGGCACGGGGACCATCCCAGCCAACACCAATCCTTACTGCATGATTGGAACAAGCCCGTGGCCGTATGACATGCAGAGCTCTCTCCAGTATCTGACGTCATCGAAGGCCTGCGGGGGCGCGGAGACGGACGCCATCGTGGATCAGATGTATGAGGCGATGATGTCCTTCAACGGATCGCCGTCCAGGCCGCGTCTCATCACGATGACGATCGGTGGAAACGACGTCGGCTTCGCGAGTCTGATCAAGCAGTGCGTGCTTCTCGACTGCACCAACCTTGAGGCGACTGCTGCCAACAGGATCGACGCGCTGCTCCCCACACTGACGACGCTCTACTCGTTCATGCGACAGGAGCAGCCGTACGCGGACATCATGGTGGGTGGGTATCCCCAGGTCATCACCGTCGGCGGACGCGGAGGTCTGTTCGATCCGTTGACCTGTCAAGAGATCAAGCCGGCGGAGCGAGCGATGGCCGATCGGCTGGTGATCAGACTAAACAACGTCATCACGTCAGCAGCCAACGCAGCCGGAGTATGGTCTGTGGGCCAGGGCGTTCGCTCAGTGTTCATGGGCCACGGAGCCTGCTCGGACAACGGTTACGATGACTGGATCCACGATCTTGACGTGAACCCGATCCCGAACAGTTTCCATCCGAACGCGTCCGGGCAACTCGGATACGCGATCGCTTTCGGCAACGCATTGACTGCGAGGACACAGCCTTGA